The genomic stretch TCCAAGTACACGGCGTGTCAATATGTCATGTGGATCGTTTCCACCATTCTCTTTATTGTCGGGTAAGGCTTTCCTCTGCTTCCAAACTTTATATGTATTACAGATGTATATACATGGTTTGTGAACTCATGTATCCCGTATTCTCCCGAATGGCTGCAGATTCAGCGTAGGACTGGTGATGCTGTTTAGAGGAGAGAAGGGGAATGATAAATGCAGCTGGTGCCATTACCTGAGCTGCGTGCCTACCTCGAGATGGAGCTGCAACTACTGATGTTTTCCGGGTGGTTCCGCCTCTGCGTTTTTCGGGGTGCAGATACTGTGTTTGCATACTATACTTGTTCACTTGCTGTCATGTGTATATACTGTCTCTGCCAATTCCTAGTTTGTACTATTTGGCATTTGGAACTGCTACTATTCTTCTGTTTTAGTACTGTTAGATTGTATTCTTGTTCTTGgctttaaatttatattgatTTATTTGTCCTCTTAGAATTAGTTGAAGTGTATTGCAGAGTGATAATGTCAGTGTGTGATCAGATCATTTTTGTTGGTGAGAATGAACATTCCAATTTCAGAGAACTATGTACTCATGGATATGATGCTCATTACCAATGATAGCATAAAGAAGCATGTTATAAAATCATACCATCATAAAAGTTGCAATAAATTACAAAAACTCATACGGAGTAAGTTATTTTACATTTTCCTCTTACATCGAATTCTCATTTGTTAATACGAAAATGACATGCCACTAAAACCATTGTTGGAAGTTAGAACATTCTACATTGCTACATTAGCAATTACTAGTTAAATTCTAAGGAAAATATGTGCCTAAGTATTACCTCAAAATCTCTGCCAgttaccaccaccaccaccaccaccactgaAACCTTCGAAGTCGCCTCGAACGGGCATCCCGGACCTATCTAGGCGGCCGGATCCCGGGTAGGCCTTGCTGGTGAAGTTAGCGTGCaaggtggacactctctgagtAGGCACCGAATCACCATAGCCGTGATCCGAGTACCTCTGGGCAGAGCTTGATCTTTCATAGTAGCGTCTCTGTCTCGGAGCGCTGAGGGATCTCAGCTTAGCTTTCGATGATTCTGTGTAAGACATGTAGTTTGGATGATCAGTGTAACCACTCAGACAGCTTCTAGTGCCATCGCTCTTGGACCTCGCTGATGCTGAATAGAATGTCGCGCTCTCGTCCGCGTCCTCCTCTGCAAATTTCAAGGGGGTCGGAGATTGAACTTCGCCCGATGACAGGCTACGTATTGATTGGCGGGCCGTGGAGTCCTTGGATGTGGTGTAGCTCGGGAAGTTCTGTTCGGAGCCTAGGCTAAGATGAGACGAGCAGAAGAGGCTCCTGCGCTTCATGTGGATGTTACCGGTGTCCACTTCAAGAATCTTGTCGCTTCTATCATCACCGTGCTCCCACGACCTTCTGCTAGCACGTGGCTTCTCGGGATCGTGGTGGTGGGGCGAGATAAAGCCGCTTGATCTCGAACCATTCCTCTGCATTTTCATGATCAGTGGTATAGTTAGGTTAGAGACAGTTAACAAACCAAACCACATCAATCAAGAATCCTCCACAACAAACCTTCAGCAACATCGTCTGCTCGTGCTTCGTGCTCCTAGACCGAAGAGCATGCTCGAATTTCTCAGGCGTCTCTGGCCCCTACACAGTAACCAACCATTCATTATACGAAGAAATACGAGATCACTCATTGGTTGGAGGAGACGCGTCTTAACGTCTTTTCACCAACCCCCAACTTATGCACCACAACAATGAAAACAAACTTACATCATTCCAACTGGctattgttttttctttttctttttgattgAAAATTTAACCATATATGTAAATAATGTCAAATATATAGATTCTAGCAATTGCTTGTGACAGTGTTAGAGCATTAAAGTGAAGAGATGGTCCCCCTTCTAATCAGGTACTCTTTATGGAACAACTTCCTCACCGGATAATTGAATGATTTCGTGGTGGAATGAGGGGAATCCGACATCAGCGCCCGTCCTACCCGAGCTCTCACTTGTGCTCGGACGAGCGCCTGCAACCGGCGCATAGTGTACGCGGTCTGCCTCCTCACAAGGTGGCCCCTCACGAGCGCTTGCAGCTTCACCAACGCCTTGAGCGCCCTCAAAGCTCTCCTTGACTACGCAAGCAAACAAAAAATTTTAACTTAGTTGGCGCCCCAAAGACTTGCAATTTTTTTCACTTTAAGCTAAAAGTGTGACAGTGCATGTGGGATGGTGACATGTTAGTAAATGTCAGCACTGCAGAGTGAAAAGGAGAGCCACACATGAATACTGTGCCTGTACAATAAAGCAATCCATCCAAACCTAGATCTAAATTGTCATTTAGTACAAGTACACATTCCTAATTTCTCAAGCAAAAACTGTAGAAGACTCCATTATATGTCTCATTTTTACATTTTGTAAAGAATCTTGCAACTCACTAATACTAAACAAAAGTAAAATTCActttctactaattttttcactcactttcaTTTTACTCGTGTCAAGTCAAAATGAGTAGCTAacaagaaacggagggagtaaaaaaataagCTTGTTGCATAAGTGATATGGAGGTCAAAGAAGTAGTACTACCATTCCACCACTACTATTACATAGTGTGAAATGTTTGACTTGTGGGAGTGGTTGAGTGACGCAAAGTTGAATATATATTTGTAAATGAGATGTTGCACCGACTAAGAACGACCGCGTCAATCTCCATGGACAAAAAACATTAATACATCAGATTGTGTAATTGAATAAACAAGTACAATTTGGACTTGGTTCCGAAATCCAACAGCAGATATGAAAGCTCCACTCCAACAACATCACTATTTcgcaagaaaaaaaattagccCCATAATTTGGCAACATACAAATATGCATCACAAATATGGAGTATGTATATACAGCCAAACGAtcgaataaataaaaattttaggTCAA from Salvia splendens isolate huo1 chromosome 4, SspV2, whole genome shotgun sequence encodes the following:
- the LOC121800119 gene encoding protein IQ-DOMAIN 25-like gives rise to the protein MGKAAKWFRGLLGLKPSDAAHRPSPRRKWSFAISCTSDRQRHHHDVVPGPRDTDDAEASKHAIAVAAATAAVADAAVAAAHAAAAVVQLTSGGGRSVASSGGREMKAAVAIQSHFRAYLSRRALRALKALVKLQALVRGHLVRRQTAYTMRRLQALVRAQVRARVGRALMSDSPHSTTKSFNYPGPETPEKFEHALRSRSTKHEQTMLLKRNGSRSSGFISPHHHDPEKPRASRRSWEHGDDRSDKILEVDTGNIHMKRRSLFCSSHLSLGSEQNFPSYTTSKDSTARQSIRSLSSGEVQSPTPLKFAEEDADESATFYSASARSKSDGTRSCLSGYTDHPNYMSYTESSKAKLRSLSAPRQRRYYERSSSAQRYSDHGYGDSVPTQRVSTLHANFTSKAYPGSGRLDRSGMPVRGDFEGFSGGGGGGGNWQRF